The window TTACCCGGTTGGGAAATGGCCTCTCCGGTTACAGTCACAACACGCTCAATCAGCGGTTGTCCATCAATCACTGCGCGTTTAATTGCAACAACAGTACCTACGTTTTGCATCAACACACCAATTTGCGATGAACGCGCCCCAGAAGGCACTTCTTTACCAGTTAAAATTTTCGTCAGTTGCTTTGCCCCACCAGAAGGGTATTTGGTTGGGATCACTCTGACGATAATTTTTGAGTCTTGTTTGGTTAACGCGTTATTCAAGGCTTGGATAGCTTCTGGTTTGTTATCTTCAATGCCTATCAATACTTGATCTGGGTTTAATAAATGTTGTAATACTCGGCAGCCTTCAATCACTTCTTGGGCATGCTCTTGCATTAACCTATCATCAGCGGTGATATACGGTTCACATTCAGCTGCATTAATAATTAGCGTTTTAATCGCATCTCTACCACCGGCTAATTTAGAGGCAGTTGGAAAACCTGCGCCACCTAAACCGGCAATTCCAGCCTGCTCAATTTTGTGTAGTAATTCAGGTTTGGTTAGCTGTTGATAATCAGGAACCGGCGCTAATGGGCACCAAGTATCTTTACCATCAGATTGAATACGGACACATAATTCTTTTAAACCAGACGGGTGTGCGGTCACCATAGGTTCAATAGCAATAATTGTGCCCGAAGTAGATGCGTGAACAGGCACCGTTCGGCCAAGACCGCGGGTTAATGGTTGCCCTTTAAGAACAGGATCACCAACTTGAACAATAAGCTCCCCTTCAGGGCCTAAATGTTGTTGTAATGGGATGATCAGTTCGTCAGGCACCGTTGCTGTTCGCATTGGTGTGCGGCTAGATTGTAATTTCATTTCAGGTGGATGAATACCACCATCAAAATCCCAGATATTGTCTTTTTTCAACCAGTTAAATAGCTTAAGCATGGGAGTTCTCCCTTACTTTCATCACAGGTTGTTCAATCGTTTCTATAGAAATATTTTTAACAGGGATCGTATTTAAATCCCATTTCCAATTGGCAGTTGTCGTTTTCACTGGCACAAGTTCAATACAGTCAGTTGGGCAAGGGGCAACACACAAGTCGCATCCGGTGCATAAATCTTCAATCACGGTATGCATTGCCCGTGTCGCTCCCACAATAGCGTCAACAGGGCAAGCTTGGATGCACTTTGTGCAGCCAATACAATTCTCTTCATCGATAATTGCGACCTTACGTACAGGGTTTTGTGCCGCCTCATCCCCATCAATCGGTTGTGGGTCGACATTAAGCAGTTCAGCTATTTTTAGCATAACCTGTTCGCCACCTGGCGCACATTTGTTGATCATCTCCCCATTATTGGCAACAGCTTCAGCATAAGGGCGACAGCCCGGGTAACTACATTGACCACATTGGCTTTGCGGTAAAATAGCTTCAACTTGCTCGACGATAGGGTCAGCTTCTACTTTAAAACGTAACGAGGCGTAGCCTAAGATCAGGCCAAAAATTAAGCCAAAGACGGCTAAGATACCGATGGCAATCCATACAGACATCATTAGAATTTCACCAAACCACTAAAGCCCATAAATGCGAGGGACATCAGCCCCGCAGTGATCAGGCCAATTGAAGAACCACGAAAAGGGGCAGGGACATTAGCAACAGCAAGTCGTTCACGAATAGCTGCAAATAGTACCATGACAAGGGAGAAGCCAATTGCCGCACCAAAGCCATATACAGCGGATTGTAGGAATGAATGAGACATATTAATGTTCAGCAATGCCACACCTAATACCGCACAGTTTGTTGTAATAAGAGGTAAAAAAATACCTAATAATCGATATAGGGTAGGGCTTGTTTTTCTCACAACCATTTCTGTAAATTGCACGACCACCGCGATCGCAAGAATAAAACTGAGTGTGCGCAAATAAAGCAGGTCAAGGGGAACAAGGATCAACGTA of the Providencia rettgeri genome contains:
- the rsxB gene encoding electron transport complex subunit RsxB, translating into MMSVWIAIGILAVFGLIFGLILGYASLRFKVEADPIVEQVEAILPQSQCGQCSYPGCRPYAEAVANNGEMINKCAPGGEQVMLKIAELLNVDPQPIDGDEAAQNPVRKVAIIDEENCIGCTKCIQACPVDAIVGATRAMHTVIEDLCTGCDLCVAPCPTDCIELVPVKTTTANWKWDLNTIPVKNISIETIEQPVMKVRENSHA
- the rsxA gene encoding electron transport complex subunit RsxA; this translates as MTDYLLLFIGTVLVNNFVLVKFLGLCPFMGVSKKLEPAIGMGLATTFVMTLASIASWLIDTLILVPLDLLYLRTLSFILAIAVVVQFTEMVVRKTSPTLYRLLGIFLPLITTNCAVLGVALLNINMSHSFLQSAVYGFGAAIGFSLVMVLFAAIRERLAVANVPAPFRGSSIGLITAGLMSLAFMGFSGLVKF